A single window of Ficedula albicollis isolate OC2 chromosome 8, FicAlb1.5, whole genome shotgun sequence DNA harbors:
- the METTL18 gene encoding histidine protein methyltransferase 1 homolog: MDFQFNFAVDENENSEADAHFLLLCSPKDEQESRGKSREAADTAADSSPKLAAAKHQEEAASKKKLCVKAAKEHSIPEDLNKVLENKVMETVLDLSYVKLSVVEVTCSGDADSEGIVSKSVSSHSDLIPGVYEGGLKIWECTFDLMDYFSEAEIEFANKTVLDLGCGAGLLGIVALQGEAARVHFQDYNSTVIDEITLPNVVANCTSEGRRKDRKASKPPSKRPRKAEGSPDVLNRCRFFSGEWSQVSQLLLNSNKPSSKYDLILTSETIYNPDYYSALHDTLAQLLDRNGRVYLASKVHYFGVGGGVYLFEKFIEEKNVFTTRMVKTIDQGLQRCIMEIAFKNSC, translated from the coding sequence atggattttcagtttaattttgctgttgatGAAAATGAGAACAGTGAGGCAGATGCTCACTTCTTACTGCTGTGCTCTCCAAAAGACGAGCAGGAATCTAGAGGAAAGAGCAGGGAAGCTGCCGATACTGCAGCAGACTCCAGCCCGAAGCTGGCTGCTGCTAAGCACCAGGAGGAGGCAGCTTCGAAGAAAAAACTCTGTGTGAAAGCTGCCAAGGAGCACAGCATTCCCGAAGATCTCAACAAAGTATTGGAAAATAAAGTAATGGAAACAGTACTGGACCTGTCTTATGTAAAGCTGTCTGTAGTGGAAGTGACATGTTCGGGTGATGCTGACAGCGAAGGCATCGTGTCCAAAAGTGTTTCTTCTCATTCTGATCTCATCCCAGGAGTCTATGAAGGAGGGctgaaaatctgggaatgcACCTTTGATCTCATGGACTACTTTTCTGAGGCTGAAATAGAATTTGCCAACAAGACTGTACTGGATCttggctgtggggctggattGCTGGGAATTGTTGCTTTGCAGGGTGAAGCTGCCAGAGTGCATTTTCAGGACTACAACAGCACAGTGATCGATGAAATAACTTTACCTAATGTGGTGGCCAACTGTACCAgtgaaggcaggaggaaggacagaaaagCCAGCAAGCCTCCTTCCAAGAGgcccaggaaagcagagggcTCACCTGATGTGCTCAACAggtgcaggtttttttctggagagTGGTCTCAAGTCAGCCAGCTCCTGTTAAACAGCAACAAACCCTCTTCAAAGTATGATCTAATTCTCACCTCTGAGACCATCTATAATCCTGACTACTACAGTGCTCTGCATGATACACTGGCTCAGCTCTTGGATAGAAATGGCCGTGTGTATTTGGCAAGCAAAGTGCATTATTTTGGAGTTGGTGGTGGTGTCTATCTCTTTGAGAAATtcattgaagagaaaaatgtgtttacaaCCAGGATGGTTAAAACAATTGATCAGGGTCTGCAGCGATGCATTATGgaaattgcctttaaaaattcctgttaa